The DNA sequence TTACGGTATCATTCAGGAGATGAAACGGGGTCGGGGGTCGGGAATGGCAGAAACAGAAGTGTTGGTGAACGCGAAGAATATTTTTGCCAGGATGAAGGAGGAGGGTGCCACTTCCTATCTGAAGATCTCTCATGGAGAGCTCTATGAGAAGGCGAAAGAAATTGAGCGTGTGAGCCAGGAATTTTATACTGAGAAGGCGGAAAAAGTGCTCGAGGAGCATCAGAAAGAGATCTTTTTGCAGCTTGCCGAGGAAGAAAAGCAACATCTCGTTCTTCTCGAAAATATCATCGAATTCATCTCACGACCCCGCCAGTGGATAGAAAATGCCGAATTCCACCATCTCGACGAATATTAGAAGTGGATTGATTCTGCCCATTCCTTCAAGTATATTCAGGTTAAAAGAATAACGTTGTTC is a window from the Acidobacteriota bacterium genome containing:
- a CDS encoding ferritin family protein — protein: MDIFDFALQMERDGEEYYRDLAQRCNEAGLRSILNMLANDEAKHYGIIQEMKRGRGSGMAETEVLVNAKNIFARMKEEGATSYLKISHGELYEKAKEIERVSQEFYTEKAEKVLEEHQKEIFLQLAEEEKQHLVLLENIIEFISRPRQWIENAEFHHLDEY